A single genomic interval of Arachis duranensis cultivar V14167 chromosome 7, aradu.V14167.gnm2.J7QH, whole genome shotgun sequence harbors:
- the LOC127740523 gene encoding uncharacterized protein LOC127740523: MADVPPPTPSELLRMVTELQQANQRMAEENQRMQNQIAQLEQARLEHNNDNREHGNDERRSLPTHVSDTPQHGDDEEPQNEDPEDEGEKPDNSVGPFTAEIMNFQLPRQFTLPTTLTPYDGMGDPKQHVKKFRSIMIVNGASDPILCRCFPSFLDGPALDWFCSLPADSISRFQELAKQFEDHFAASAIYLHDSDYLTTIKQGPQESLKDYITRFTKVAMGIPDLHPEVHLHAIKSGLRPGKFQETIAVTKPKTLAEFREKAKGQIDIEELRQARKSEKPTFKDDEKARDTKKGFKPVPRYESYTQFNTKRDDIIKEILNSKLIKPPRKAGHYPEPKNIDKSKYCTFHQKHGHTTDECVIAKDLLERLARQGHLDKFITGHMEKRAASRSEQPLAGQSSKEKDKAPAQPRGVINSISGGYASGGSSNSARKRTYRAMLMVEGADQSSELVPDVPELTFRPTDFNSRHINYDDPVVVSVQLGNLIVRKTLLDPGSSADVLFFATFQKMKLSTNILQPYSGDLVGFSGERVPVLGSVWLQTTLGEQPLSKTQDIQYLVVDCFSPYNVILGRPFLNKFAAIVSTYHLCVKFPVQDNRIATIHGDLQEARQCYNMSLKPIKRNIEARINSIQSEQPILTELDPRADFLELPTPNEELQKITLTDDPSKFTFIGTSMKEEAKMQITNFLRANADLFAWTSGDMPGISPSVITHKLAVSPAARPISQKKRNLGAEKQAASMAEVNKLLEARFIREIRFTTWLANVVMVKKNNGKWRMCVDFTDLNKACPKDAYPLPCIDTLVDNSCGYDTLSFMDAYSGYNQILMHPSDQEKTAFITEYGNYCYNVMPFGLKNAGATYQRLMNMIFNKQIGRNIEVYVDDMVAKTKVGQSHIQDLEEIFAQIRQYNMRLNPEKCAFGVKGGKFLGFILTSRGIEANPEKCQAILDMCSPKTAKDVQRLTGRLAALSRFLPCLALKSFNFFQCLKKNTKSFSWDEKCEEAFLDLKNFLSKPPILQKPKLGEPLYLYLSVTELTMSSALIKEDGKDQQPIYFVSKTLQNAELRYPKLEKLVLALVFSARRLRPYFQSHTVIVRTEYPLRQILSKPELAGRLTKWSIELSEFDIQFQPRGSIKSQSLADFVAEFTNTPPEETGQLWTLYVDGASNPKGAGAGILLESSDGIILEHSLRFTFKASNNQAEYEAFIAGLRLAADLNICDLKVYCDSLLVVQQTNQTFQTKDPVLSQYLKIVHNLLSKFSHIEIAHIPREQNHRADVLSKLATTQAHTATLLQSTLDKPSIESEQILNTLTKDGWQQPYIQYLLNGTIPEGIENKAKFRRQASFFTLINNTLYRRGYSRPLLKCLDRAEADLLLAEAHEGICGIHSGARSLAQKALRAGFYWPTMWEDSKHKVRTCDNCQKNAPIINMPAEHLHHSEVSWPFNRWGIDILGPFPTAPRQVKFLVVAIDYFSKWIEAQPLAKITSSQMISFVWKHIICRFGIPGHIITDNGRQFTDSTFKEFLQNLKIKHHFSSVEHPQTNGLAEAANKIILQALKKKLDNAKGLWAELIPEVLWAYNTTIHSTTKETPFRLVYGSEAMIPIEISQGSIRTLAEDHDKSRQTELDLIEEIRETAAVRHRALQQRVGRRYDRRVVPRTFNNGDLVLRKTEQARRPPSHGKLAATWDGPYRISEVLGRGAYRLEQMDGKEIPSTWNVNSLKQYFS, encoded by the coding sequence ATGGCTGATGTTCCTCCCCCTACCCCATCCGAACTTCTGAGGATGGTGACTGAGCTTCAACAAGCAAATCAGCGAATGGCAGAGGAAAACCAGCGTATGCAGAATCAAATCGCACAATTGGAACAAGCTCGCTTGGAGCATAATAATGATAACCGCGAACACGGGAATGACGAACGACGATCATTGCCCACCCACGTCTCTGACACGCCACAGCATGGAGATGACGAAGAGCCACAGAATGAAGACCCCGAGGATGAGGGGGAAAAGCCCGACAACTCTGTAGGACCATTCACGGCCGAGATAATGAATTTCCAGCTTCCAAGACAGTTCACCCTGCCGACCACACTAACCCCATACGACGGGATGGGAGACCCTAAACAGCATGTCAAAAAATTCCGATCAATCATGATCGTTAACGGTGCCTCTGATCCTATTTTATGCCGatgttttccttcttttttagaTGGTCCTGCACTTGACTGGTTTTGTTCTTTGCCTGCAGATTCCATCTCACGATTTCAGGAGCTGGCCAAACAATTTGAGGACCATTTTGCAGCCTCGGCCATATACCTCCACGATTCAGATTATTTGACAACCATCAAGCAAGGCCCGCAGGAGAGCCTGAAAGATTACATAACTCGGTTCACCAAGGTTGCCATGGGTATCCCAGATCTCCATCCCGAAGTGCACCTTCACGCCATTAAAAGCGGCCTCCGACCAGGAAAATTCCAAGAAACTATTGCGGTgactaaacccaaaaccttagCTGAGTTCCGCGAAAAGGCCAAGGGGCAGATAGATATCGAAGAACTTCGCCAGGCACGCAAGTCAGAGAAGCCTACCTTTAAAGACGACGAAAAAGCTCGGGATACCAAGAAGGGTTTCAAACCGGTTCCCCGTTACGAATCATACACTCAGTTTAACACCAAGAGGGACGACATCATTAAAGAAATTCTGAACTCTAAACTGATTAAACCGCCCCGCAAGGCAGGACATTACCCCGAGCCCAAGAACATTGACAAGTCTAAGTACTGCACCTTTCACCAGAAGCATGGGCACACAACCGATGAGTGTGTCATTGCCAAAGATCTCCTTGAGAGATTAGCTCGCCAAGGCCATCTCGATAAGTTTATCACAGGTCATATGGAAAAAAGAGCAGCGTCCCGTTCCGAACAACCCTTGGCAGGCCAgtcatcaaaagaaaaagataaggcCCCAGCTCAACCACGAGGGGTCATAAACTCTATTTCCGGAGGTTATGCCAGTGGTGGAAGTTCAAATTCGGCCAGAAAGCGAACATACCGAGCTATGTTAATGGTAGAAGGCGCCGATCAAAGCTCGGAACTAGTTCCGGACGTTCCAGAGCTGACATTTCGCCCTACAGACTTCAACTCCAGACACATCAACTACGACGACCCTGTAGTCGTCTCTGTCCAACTAGGCAACCTCATTGTTCGGAAAACATTGCTCGATCCAGGGAGTAGTGCCGATGTACTTTTTTTTGCAACATTTCAAAAAATGAAACTGAGCACTAACATTTTGCAGCCATATTCAGGAGATCTCGTCGGATTCTCAGGAGAGCGAGTCCCTGTCCTGGGCTCAGTATGGTTACAAACCACACTGGGTGAACAACCATTATCCAAAACACAGGATATCCAGTACCTAGTCGTAGACTGTTTCAGCCCTTATAACGTTATTTTAGGGAGaccatttttaaataaatttgctGCTATTGTTTCAACATATCACCTCTGTGTTAAATTTCCTGTGCAGGATAATAGAATTGCAACCATACATGGTGACCTTCAGGAAGCTCGGCAATGCTATAACATGAGCCTAAAGCCTATCAAAAGAAACATTGAAGCTCGGATCAACTCAATTCAGTCTGAGCAACCAATCCTGACAGAATTAGACCCAAGGGCCGATTTTCTTGAACTTCCTACGCCAAATGAAGAGCTTCAAAAGATCACTTTAACCGATGATCCATCAAAATTCACGTTCATCGGAACATCAATGAAGGAGGAAGCTAAAATGCAAATAACGAATTTTCTACGTGCAAACGCCGACCTTTTCGCATGGACTTCAGGGGACATGCCGGGGATCAGTCCATCAGTGATAACACATAAATTGGCTGTTAGTCCAGCCGCCAGACCAATCTCccaaaagaagagaaacctcGGCGCCGAGAAACAAGCAGCTTCCATGGCTGAGGTCAATAAGCTCCTCGAGGCAAGATTCATTCGCGAAATCAGATTCACCACCTGGCTTGCCAACGTCGTTATGGTAAAAAAGAATAACGGTAAATGGCGCATGTGCGTCGATTTTACTGACTTAAATAAAGCATGCCCAAAAGATGCTTACCCTTTACCTTGCATAGACACACTAGTAGATAATTCCTGTGGATATGACACCTTAAGttttatggatgcatattcGGGTTATAATCAAATCCTTATGCATCCATCTGACCAGGAAAAAACAGCTTTCATAACTGAATACGGAAATTATTGCTATAATgttatgccttttggtttaaagaatgCAGGTGCAACATACCAACGATTGATGAACATGATTTTCAACAAACAGATAGGCAGAAACATCGAGGTGTACGTCGACGATATGGTCGCAAAGACCAAGGTCGGCCAGTCACACATTCAAGACCTCGAGGAAATATTTGCTCAAATCAGGCAGTATAACATGCGGCTAAACCCGGAAAAGTGTGCCTTCGGAGTAAAAGGGGGAAAATTCCTCGGTTTCATTCTAACAAGTCGGGGAATCGAAGCAAACCCAGAAAAATGTCAGGCAATACTTGACATGTGCAGTCCAAAGACGGCGAAAGATGTCCAAAGGTTGACAGGAAGATTAGCAGCATTGTCGAGATTCCTACCATGCTTGGCTCTCAAATCCTTCAACTTCTTCCAATGtctaaagaaaaacacaaagagctTTTCCTGGGACGAAAAATGCGAAGAAGCATTCCTGGACCTGAAAAACTTCCTATCCAAGCCACCAATCTTGCAGAAACCAAAGCTCGGCGAACCCTTATACCTCTACTTATCTGTCACCGAGTTGACCATGAGTTCAGCCCTTATTAAAGAAGACGGAAAAGACCAGCAACCAATATATTTTGTAAGCAAGACACTACAGAATGCAGAGCTTAGATATCCAAAGCTTGAAAAGCTCGTTCTAGCGCTTGTATTCTCGGCAAGACGCCTCCGACCATATTTTCAAAGTCATACAGTCATCGTCCGAACCGAGTATCCGCTTAGGCAAATCCTCTCTAAGCCCGAGCTGGCGGGCCGACTAACTAAATGGTCAATCGAACTCTCTGAGTTCGACATACAATTCCAACCAAGGGGATCTATCAAGTCACAGTCCCTAGCCGATTTTGTGGCAGAGTTTACAAATACTCCACCAGAAGAAACAGGTCAATTATGGACATTATACGTCGATGGAGCCTCAAATCCTAAAGGGGCAGGAGCGGGAATACTACTAGAAAGCTCGGATGGTATAATCCTCGAACACTCTCTCAGGTTCACATTTAAAGCCAGCAATAATCAAGCTGAATACGAAGCCTTCATAGCCGGGCTCAGGTTAGCCgctgatttaaatatttgtgatCTAAAGGTTTACTGTGATTCTTTATTAGTTGTGCAGCAGACAAATCAAACTTTTCAAACAAAAGATCCAGTTCTCTCACAGTATTTAAAAATCGTTCACAATTTATTAAGCAAATTCTCTCATATAGAAATAGCTCACATACCCAGAGAACAGAACCATAGGGCAGACGTTCTATCTAAACTAGCAACAACACAAGCACACACGGCCACACTTTTACAATCAACCTTAGATAAGCCGAGCATTGAGTCAGAACAGATTCTTAACACCCTGACTAAAGACGGTTGGCAACAACCTTATATTCAATACCTCCTTAACGGAACTATTCCAGAGGGCATTGAAAATAAGGCTAAATTCAGAAGACAAGCTTCTTTTTTCACATTGATTAATAACACTCTGTATAGGCGAGGATATTCTCGACCATTGTTGAAATGTTTAGACAGAGCAGAAGCCGATCTTCTCTTAGCAGAAGCCCATGAAGGAATCTGCGGCATACATTCAGGAGCTCGAAGCCTGGCACAGAAGGCTCTACgagcgggattctattggccaacaaTGTGGGAAGACAGTAAACATAAGGTCAGAACCTGCGACAACTGTCAGAAAAACGCACCGATCATTAACATGCCTGCCGAACATCTCCACCACTCAGAGGTAAGTTGGCCGTTCAACAGATGGGGAATAGATATACTCGGCCCCTTCCCCACCGCTCCAAGACAGGTAAAATTTTTGGTAGTTGCAATAGATTACTTCTCTAAATGGATTGAGGCTCAGCCACTTGCAAAAATCACCTCATCACAAATGATAAGTTTCGTATGGAAACACATAATTTGTAGGTTTGGTATACCGGGCCATATCATCACAGATAATGGTCGGCAATTTACTGACAGTACTTTCAAAGAATTTTTACAGAACTTAAAAATAAAGCACCACTTCTCCTCTGTGGAGCACCCGCAAACCAACGGTCTAGCAGAAGCAGCAAACAAGATCATTCTGCAAGCACTAAAGAAAAAACTCGACAACGCAAAAGGCTTATGGGCCGAGCTTATCCCTGAAGTTTTATGGGCATACAACACAACAATCCACTCAACGACCAAGGAAACTCCGTTCAGATTGGTCTATGGATCAGAAGCAATGATTCCGATCGAAATATCCCAAGGCTCTATACGGACATTAGCCGAAGACCATGACAAGTCAAGACAAACAGAGCTAGACCTAATTGAAGAAATTAGAGAAACAGCAGCAGTTCGGCACAGAGCCCTGCAACAACGGGTAGGCCGACGATATGATCGGCGTGTGGTTCCAAGAACATTCAACAACGGAGACTTAGTACTTCGGAAAACCGAACAAGCTCGGCGACCCCCTTCTCACGGAAAGCTCGCCGCCACTTGGGATGGCCCATACCGAATTTCCGAAGTACTAGGCCGAGGAGCATATAGGCTAGAGCAAATGGACGGCAAAGAGATTCCAAGCACATGGAACGTCAACTCTTTGAAACAATATTTCAGTTAA